A stretch of DNA from Yoonia sp. G8-12:
CCGATGGTTATGACGATCACCTTCCTGTTGGCCGTTCTGATCGTGATGATGAACCTGATCGCCGATATTCTTTACGGTATTCTGGACCCGAGGATTCGCTATGACTGATCGCGCGCCCCAAAGCTCAGCAGATAACCTTTTGCCCGCAGGAGATCCGGTGCCTTTGCCGATTGCGGCAGTCGAGAAGCCGCGCAACCAATGGCTTGACGTCTGGGACCAGTTCAAGACCCATAAGGGGGCGGTTTTCGGCCTTGGATTCCTGATCTTTATCACCCTCTTCGTCACCATCGGCCCGTGGCTGTGGCAGGTGGACCCCGGCAAGCTTGATATCCGCAACAAGGACGTACGCCCGCTCTATATGGCGCTCTTTGACAGCGACGCAAAGGTGAGTTGGGCCAACCCGATGGGCACCGACAATCTTGGCCGCGATATCATGGCCAATATTATGCAAGGCGGGCGTATTTCGCTGGCTGTGGGCTGGACCGCGATGATTTTGGCGGTGTTTCTTGGCACGCTCATTGGTGTGCTGGCGGGCTATTTCCGCCGTCTTGATGGCCTGTTGATGCGCTTTACCGATCTGGTGCTGTCGCTGCCGCTTTTGCCGCTTTTGCTGGTGATGATGCTTTTGTTCCGCGATCCGCTGCGCGCGGCCTTCGGGCCAGAGAACGGTATCTTTATCCTGATCGTCGTTGGCATCGGCATCACCTCATGGATGCAGACGGCCCGCATTGTGCGTGGCGATGTGATGGCGCTGAAAGAGCGTGAATTCGTGCTGGCGGCGCGGTCGATCGGCACACCGCCACGGCGGATGATTACACGGCATATCCTGCCCAACGTCCTGTCGCCGATCATGGTATCGGCCACGCTGGGGCTTGCCACTGCAATTATCACCGAAAGCGCCTTGTCTTTCCTTGGGCTTGGTTTCCCGTCGGACTTCCCGACATGGGGCAAGATCCTGTTTGACAGCGTTGACCGCATGACCGCCTTCCCCGAGCGCGTCCTCTGGCCCGGTCTGGCGATTTCGCTGACGGTGCTGGCGGTGAACTATATTGGCGATGGCCTACGGGATGCGTTGGATCCGCGGATCAGGGGTTTGTAGGAGCGACGCAGCGTCTGCTTCGCGGACAAAGCGACCATCGCTCACTTGGCACGCTCGAACTCTCGCATGGTAAGCCCGACGATGGTTTTGAACTTTGTCGGTCGCGGCTGACCTTCGTCTGCCGCTATGAACCGAAAACTGTCGTCTGTAAGCTCGTAAATAGCCGGAAGCGCCTTTCCGGCATCATCGCCAATCGAGTCTACCCATGTGATCGACTTAGGCGATGTCGTAGCATCGAGTTCAAAAGTGCCCATTAGAAGCAATGTGTTGTCCGGCTTCACAACTCTGAATTCGTTGCGCTCGAAAATACACACGGCTCCCGGAGCCGTATGCTCGTCATTTGGTGGTTCAACGATGCCATCTGCTTCCAAATAGGTCTGTGACCAGACGCCTTGAAGTTGGTCAAAGTCGGCCTTGCTCACGGAATCCATCTTGGCCCTCCTGCCAGCACTAACGCTCGGACAAACGTCTAATCGACCAAAAGTCGAATGTCACGGTTGGGCTCAATTCAATACTTCAAAACAAAATTCAGATCACCCCAATAAAAAAGCCCCGCTGTTTCTAGCGGGGCTTTTGTTCGCATCGGTGGATCATGATCCACCCTACATTCAATCAATCTTCGGCAGCAATTCGTCCAAGGACTTCTTCGCATCGCCGTAGAACATGCGCGTGTTGTCTTTGAAGAACAGCGGATTCTCGATGCCGGAGTACCCCGTACCCTGCCCGCGCTTGGACACAAACACCTGCTTGGCTTTCCAGCATTCCAGCACCGGCATACCGGCGATGGGGCTGTTGGGATCATCCTGTGCGGCAGGGTTCACGATGTCGTTGGACCCGATCACGATAGCGACGTCGGTACTGGGGAAGTCGTCGTTGATCTCGTCCATTTCCATCACGATATCATAAGGCACCTTGGCTTCGGCCAAGAGCACGTTCATGTGCCCCGGCAGACGCCCCGCCACAGGGTGGATCGCAAAGCGCACGTTCTTGCCCTTGGCGCGCAGTTTGCGCACCAGTTCCGACACCGCCTGCTGCGCCTGCGCCACCGCCATGCCGTAACCCGGAATGATGATGATGCTGTCAGCCTCGTTCAGCGCCGTTGCCACACCGTCCGCATCAATGGCAATCTGCTCGCCTTCAACGGCCATCTGCTCACCCTGTGGGCCACCAAAGCCGCCAAGGATCACGCTGACGAAGGACCGGTTCATCGCCTTACACATGATGTAGGACAGGATCGCACCGGAGGAGCCGACCAGAGCACCCACAACAATCAGAAGATCATTGCCTAGGCTGAAACCAATCGCCGCCGCCGCCCAGCCGGAATAGCTGTTCAGCATGGAGACAACGACAGGCATATCCGCGCCGCCAATGCCCATGATCAGGTGATAGCCGATGAAAAGGCCTGCGAGTGTCAGCAGAACAAGCGCCCAGGAACCACTACCGCCCATATAGGCAATCAGCAGGATCACCGACAGCGCCGCAGCACCTGCGTTCAGCAAGTGACCGCCGGGCAATTTGTTTGCACCGGTATCCACCTTGAAGGGCAGTTTGCTGGAGTTGCCAGCAAGCTTGGCATAGGCGATGACGGACCCTGTAAATGTCACAGCACCGATCCAGATGCCCAGCACCAGTTCGACCCGCAGAATGCTGATCTCAACGCTGGATTTCTTGGCAATCAACTGGCCAAAGGCGCTCAGGCCTTCATAGGCCTCTTTGGGCAATCCGATGGCCGTAATACCATCTGCGCCCACGGCACCAAGCACTTGGCCATTCGCCTCATAAAGCGCGCTCATGGTGTTGATCATCAGGTCGGCATTGAAGCCCACGAAAACCGCGGCCAAACCAACCATCGAGTGCATGATCGCCACAAGTTCCGGCATTTGTGTCATCTCGACCTTGGTGGCCAGTTGATAGCCCACCATACCGCCGAGACCGATCAACACGACCGACAACAGCCCCAGACCGGAACCCGGGCCCACCAGCGTCGCAAAGACTGCCAGCGCCATACCTGCGATGCCGTACCATACGGCGCGTTTGGCGCTTTCCTGCCCCGAAAGGCCACCCAGCGACAGAATAAACAGAATACCTGCGACGACATACGCCGCGATTGTGAATGCGTTTTCCATTGCCCTGCCCCTTTAGGATTTCTGGAACATGGCGAGCATGCGCCGTGTCACGAGGAAGCCGCCGAAGATGTTGACCGCTGCCATGAAGATGCCAAGTGCCGCCAGCAACGTGATCAGCGCGTTGCTTGATCCGATCTGGATCAGCGCACCAAGGATGATGATCGACGAAATCGCATTGGTCACAGCCATCAGCGGCGTGTGCAGCGAATGGGCGACGTTCCAGATCACCTGGAAGCCGATGAAGACCGACAAAACGAACACGATAAAGTGCTGCATAAAGCTGGCTGGCATGCCCGGGATCAGGCCGATGCCAAGGATCAGTGCCGCACCGATGCCCAAGAGGCCGACTTGCGTCTTGGTCTCTTTCTGGAACGCGGCAACTTCGTTCGCGCGCTTTTCTTCCGCGGTCAGTTCCTTTGGCTTTTCCTTCTTGGGTGCCGCAGCAATCGCTGCCACTTTGGGTGGTGGTGGCGGGAAGGTGATTTCACCGCTGTGTGTCGCTGTCGCCCCACGGATGACGTCGTCTTCCATGTTGTGGTTCGGCGTGCCGTCTTTTTCGGGCGTCAGATCCGTCATCATATGGCGGATGTTGGTGGCATAAAGCGTCGAGGATTGCGCGGCCATCCGGCTGGGGAAGTCGGTGTAGCCGACAATGGTCACGCCGTTATCGGTGACGATCTTTTCGTCCATGACGGTCAGTTTGCAGTTGCCGCCACGTTCCGCCGCAAGGTCAATGATGACCGAACCGGGCTTCATCGCGTCGACCATATCTTTGGTCCAAAGCTCGGGCGCATCGCGGCCCGGGATCAGGGCGGTGGTGATGACGATATCAATATCAGGCGCGATTTCGCGGAACTTGGCCAGCTGTGCCGCCGCAAACTCGGGCGATGACACGGCAGCGTAGCCGCCTGTG
This window harbors:
- a CDS encoding TIGR03067 domain-containing protein; amino-acid sequence: MDSVSKADFDQLQGVWSQTYLEADGIVEPPNDEHTAPGAVCIFERNEFRVVKPDNTLLLMGTFELDATTSPKSITWVDSIGDDAGKALPAIYELTDDSFRFIAADEGQPRPTKFKTIVGLTMREFERAK
- a CDS encoding NAD(P)(+) transhydrogenase (Re/Si-specific) subunit beta; translation: MENAFTIAAYVVAGILFILSLGGLSGQESAKRAVWYGIAGMALAVFATLVGPGSGLGLLSVVLIGLGGMVGYQLATKVEMTQMPELVAIMHSMVGLAAVFVGFNADLMINTMSALYEANGQVLGAVGADGITAIGLPKEAYEGLSAFGQLIAKKSSVEISILRVELVLGIWIGAVTFTGSVIAYAKLAGNSSKLPFKVDTGANKLPGGHLLNAGAAALSVILLIAYMGGSGSWALVLLTLAGLFIGYHLIMGIGGADMPVVVSMLNSYSGWAAAAIGFSLGNDLLIVVGALVGSSGAILSYIMCKAMNRSFVSVILGGFGGPQGEQMAVEGEQIAIDADGVATALNEADSIIIIPGYGMAVAQAQQAVSELVRKLRAKGKNVRFAIHPVAGRLPGHMNVLLAEAKVPYDIVMEMDEINDDFPSTDVAIVIGSNDIVNPAAQDDPNSPIAGMPVLECWKAKQVFVSKRGQGTGYSGIENPLFFKDNTRMFYGDAKKSLDELLPKID
- a CDS encoding Re/Si-specific NAD(P)(+) transhydrogenase subunit alpha; translation: MKIGTPKEIFQGENRVAMTPASAKDLQKLGYECIIETGAGTGAGFSDQAYKDAGVEVVKTAAALYKAADIVAKVRPPSDTEVKRLRTGQTLISFFYPAQNKELMEAANEKGATVIAMDMVPRISRAQKMDALSSMANIAGYRAVIEAGNNFGRFFTGQVTAAGKVPPAKVLVVGAGVAGLAAIGTATSLGAITYAFDVRPEVAEQVESMGAEFVFLDFEEEQQDGSATGGYAAVSSPEFAAAQLAKFREIAPDIDIVITTALIPGRDAPELWTKDMVDAMKPGSVIIDLAAERGGNCKLTVMDEKIVTDNGVTIVGYTDFPSRMAAQSSTLYATNIRHMMTDLTPEKDGTPNHNMEDDVIRGATATHSGEITFPPPPPKVAAIAAAPKKEKPKELTAEEKRANEVAAFQKETKTQVGLLGIGAALILGIGLIPGMPASFMQHFIVFVLSVFIGFQVIWNVAHSLHTPLMAVTNAISSIIILGALIQIGSSNALITLLAALGIFMAAVNIFGGFLVTRRMLAMFQKS
- a CDS encoding ABC transporter permease; its protein translation is MTDRAPQSSADNLLPAGDPVPLPIAAVEKPRNQWLDVWDQFKTHKGAVFGLGFLIFITLFVTIGPWLWQVDPGKLDIRNKDVRPLYMALFDSDAKVSWANPMGTDNLGRDIMANIMQGGRISLAVGWTAMILAVFLGTLIGVLAGYFRRLDGLLMRFTDLVLSLPLLPLLLVMMLLFRDPLRAAFGPENGIFILIVVGIGITSWMQTARIVRGDVMALKEREFVLAARSIGTPPRRMITRHILPNVLSPIMVSATLGLATAIITESALSFLGLGFPSDFPTWGKILFDSVDRMTAFPERVLWPGLAISLTVLAVNYIGDGLRDALDPRIRGL